The following coding sequences lie in one Synechococcus sp. CC9902 genomic window:
- the smc gene encoding chromosome segregation protein SMC: MVYINQVGLKHFKSFGGAMTIPLEEGFTVVTGPNGSGKSNILDGVLFCLGLANSRGMRADRLPDLINSGVLKTGKAAETSVSVRFDLNDWAPDTAEDGLEAPAEGPWIQPGQKEWTVTRKLRVMPGGSYSSSYSADGVPCNLQQLQTQLRRLRIDPEGSNVVMQGDVTRIVSMSNRDRRGLIDELAGVALFDTRIEQTRRKLDDVQERQDRCRIIEQELLASRQRLEKDCAKARQYQDLRERLKLGRQQEMVLAFEAAEQALKDLSTRQQALEAQEQRDGVAIANGREALSKASAELQILQDQVKALGEDQLLAVQAELAGLDTSSRELERQASQHQEEGQRLQGLRHDLTVRRQEWQHQSKTQEKDPHQDALAAAEDTCRASESAVEVSRRRLADVAGRSGAWLDEQKRRSARRQELQSSVNPKLEEQQQLQERLRQESERLQELHLEQQQDGADEQDVQQQLTTLEESWQTLIHGLSEGKQALQQTVDSLAIQQRTRSRLEQEQTRLEREIARLESRRDALQESRGTGALRLLLEAGLDGIHGPVAQLGEVQDQHRLALEVAAGARLSQVVVDDDRIAARAIELLKSRRAGRLTFLPLNKIRAPGGGSGSTAAAFARGARPSGDTGGGLIGRAVELVRFEPVYDQVFAYVFGDTLVFADLATARQQLGRSRAVTLDGELLEKSGAMTGGSLSQRSGGLSFGRSQDQDEAEPHRRRLLEIGESLAACRREESKLTQLLEQQKPQLREMEQRQAGLIAERNAAQRNHGPLLERNRQRAERLLRLQNEQTTQRQRLEVIDAALKPLQAELAQLNEAERNSGDHDDAAAWQQLQHDLEAADHRLEAARHERDLLLNAQRERQLALERLGDQEKALAAEETRLQEAVQALAKAHGAWRDQQSELQNKRTSLEAQQQDLQERFGTQRRARDAAEAEVARQRQALQQAEWNLERLKEDREGLIEEQRSGAIRLREMAEALPDPRPEIPESMRLEGLEVLQGELQAIQRRMEALEPVNMLALEELQALEQRLGDLNERLDVLNSEREELLLRIETVATLRQDAFMEAFTAVDGHFREIFASLSEGDGHLQLENADEPLEGGLTLVAHPKGKTVRRLASMSGGEKSLTALSFLFALQRFRPSPFYALDEVDSFLDGVNVERLAALIARQAKDAQFMVVSHRRPMIGASERTIGVTQARGAHTQVVGLPDAA; encoded by the coding sequence TTGGTTTACATCAATCAGGTTGGCTTAAAGCACTTCAAGTCCTTCGGTGGGGCGATGACGATCCCTCTTGAAGAGGGATTTACCGTTGTGACCGGTCCCAATGGATCCGGCAAAAGCAACATCCTTGATGGAGTGTTGTTTTGCCTGGGCCTAGCCAACAGCCGCGGAATGCGAGCGGATCGGCTACCAGACCTGATCAATAGCGGGGTTCTTAAAACCGGAAAAGCAGCCGAAACCTCGGTGAGCGTGAGGTTCGACCTCAATGATTGGGCACCCGACACGGCGGAAGACGGTCTCGAGGCTCCAGCAGAAGGTCCCTGGATTCAACCGGGGCAAAAGGAATGGACCGTGACGCGCAAGTTGCGGGTGATGCCAGGTGGCTCCTACAGCTCGAGTTATTCCGCTGATGGGGTGCCCTGCAACCTCCAGCAGCTCCAAACCCAATTGCGCCGTTTGCGCATCGATCCGGAGGGGAGCAACGTCGTGATGCAGGGCGATGTCACCCGCATCGTGTCGATGAGCAATCGCGATCGCCGTGGGCTCATTGATGAACTTGCCGGTGTCGCTCTCTTCGATACGCGCATCGAACAAACGCGACGCAAACTCGACGACGTTCAAGAGCGGCAAGACCGCTGCCGAATCATTGAGCAAGAGCTGCTGGCCAGCCGCCAGCGCCTGGAGAAAGACTGCGCCAAAGCCCGTCAATACCAAGATCTTCGTGAACGGTTGAAGCTCGGCCGCCAGCAGGAAATGGTGCTGGCCTTTGAGGCTGCCGAACAAGCTCTCAAAGACCTCAGCACGCGCCAACAGGCCCTCGAAGCCCAAGAGCAACGGGATGGCGTCGCCATCGCCAATGGACGGGAAGCCCTCAGCAAAGCCAGCGCCGAGCTGCAAATTCTTCAAGACCAGGTAAAAGCCCTTGGAGAAGACCAGCTCCTGGCGGTTCAAGCCGAACTCGCAGGACTCGACACCAGCAGCCGCGAACTGGAACGTCAGGCCTCACAACACCAAGAAGAAGGGCAGCGGCTGCAAGGATTGCGTCATGACCTGACCGTCCGTCGGCAGGAGTGGCAGCACCAATCCAAAACCCAAGAGAAGGATCCCCATCAAGACGCCTTAGCCGCTGCAGAAGACACCTGCCGTGCCTCTGAATCTGCCGTTGAGGTGTCCCGTCGCCGACTAGCCGACGTTGCAGGCCGTTCTGGGGCTTGGTTAGACGAGCAAAAACGACGTAGTGCTCGGCGGCAAGAGCTGCAAAGCAGCGTGAATCCCAAACTTGAAGAACAACAGCAACTGCAAGAACGGTTGCGTCAGGAGTCGGAACGGCTGCAAGAACTCCATCTGGAACAGCAGCAAGACGGGGCTGATGAACAGGATGTTCAACAGCAGCTCACCACCCTGGAGGAGAGCTGGCAAACGCTGATCCATGGGCTGTCTGAAGGCAAGCAAGCCCTGCAACAAACCGTGGACTCCCTTGCCATCCAACAACGAACCCGCAGTCGCTTAGAGCAAGAACAAACCCGACTGGAACGGGAAATTGCCCGTCTTGAAAGCCGCCGTGATGCCCTGCAAGAAAGCCGTGGCACCGGTGCGTTAAGGCTGCTGTTGGAGGCCGGTCTCGATGGCATTCATGGGCCGGTCGCCCAACTTGGAGAAGTGCAGGATCAACACCGCCTGGCCTTGGAAGTTGCTGCAGGCGCACGTCTCAGCCAAGTCGTCGTCGACGACGACCGCATTGCAGCAAGGGCGATCGAACTGCTGAAAAGCCGTCGCGCCGGTCGGCTCACGTTTCTGCCCCTCAACAAAATTCGTGCACCAGGCGGTGGAAGCGGAAGCACCGCAGCAGCCTTCGCCCGCGGGGCGCGGCCGAGCGGCGATACGGGCGGCGGATTAATCGGCCGTGCCGTGGAACTCGTGCGTTTTGAACCCGTTTACGACCAGGTCTTTGCCTATGTGTTCGGCGACACGCTGGTGTTTGCGGATCTCGCCACCGCCCGGCAACAACTCGGTCGATCGAGGGCCGTAACCCTGGACGGAGAACTCCTCGAAAAAAGCGGTGCGATGACGGGCGGGAGCTTGTCACAACGCAGCGGAGGCCTGAGTTTTGGACGTAGCCAGGATCAAGATGAAGCCGAACCCCACCGCCGCAGGCTCCTGGAGATTGGGGAATCCCTGGCAGCCTGTCGGCGCGAAGAATCCAAATTGACGCAACTGCTCGAGCAGCAGAAACCACAGCTGCGGGAGATGGAACAACGCCAGGCCGGCCTCATCGCCGAACGCAACGCAGCCCAACGGAACCATGGCCCATTACTTGAGCGCAACCGACAGCGGGCGGAACGGTTATTGCGCCTTCAAAACGAACAAACCACCCAACGGCAACGGCTGGAGGTGATCGATGCAGCACTCAAACCACTACAAGCGGAACTCGCACAATTGAATGAAGCGGAACGCAACAGCGGTGATCACGACGATGCCGCGGCCTGGCAACAGCTTCAACACGACCTCGAGGCGGCTGATCATCGTCTTGAAGCCGCGCGACATGAGCGTGATCTTCTTCTGAATGCACAGCGTGAGCGGCAGCTCGCCCTCGAGCGTCTGGGGGACCAAGAGAAGGCCCTTGCAGCAGAAGAAACACGGCTCCAGGAGGCTGTTCAAGCCCTGGCCAAAGCCCATGGCGCGTGGCGCGATCAACAGTCGGAACTTCAAAACAAGCGAACGTCATTAGAGGCTCAGCAACAAGACCTCCAAGAGCGTTTCGGCACCCAACGACGAGCCCGCGATGCCGCGGAAGCGGAGGTGGCCCGTCAACGCCAAGCCCTCCAGCAAGCCGAATGGAACCTTGAACGATTGAAGGAAGACCGCGAGGGCTTAATCGAGGAACAGCGCAGCGGAGCGATTCGCTTAAGGGAAATGGCAGAAGCACTGCCAGACCCGCGTCCAGAGATCCCTGAGTCGATGCGACTCGAAGGGTTAGAGGTTCTCCAGGGAGAACTCCAAGCAATCCAACGACGCATGGAAGCGCTGGAGCCCGTGAACATGCTCGCCCTTGAGGAACTGCAAGCCCTGGAACAACGCTTGGGTGACCTCAACGAACGACTCGATGTTTTGAATAGTGAACGCGAAGAACTGCTGCTTCGCATTGAGACCGTCGCCACCCTGCGCCAAGACGCCTTTATGGAGGCTTTCACCGCAGTGGATGGTCATTTCCGTGAAATTTTTGCTTCGCTCTCCGAAGGCGATGGGCATCTGCAGTTGGAAAACGCCGATGAACCGCTCGAGGGGGGCCTCACGCTTGTGGCCCATCCGAAAGGAAAAACCGTGCGGCGCTTGGCGTCGATGTCGGGTGGGGAGAAGTCGCTTACAGCCCTCAGCTTTTTGTTTGCCTTACAACGCTTCCGTCCCTCTCCCTTCTATGCCCTCGACGAGGTCGACAGCTTCCTTGACGGCGTGAATGTGGAGCGATTAGCAGCATTGATTGCCCGACAAGCCAAAGATGCCCAATTCATGGTGGTGAGTCATAGGCGTCCGATGATCGGCGCCTCAGAGCGCACGATTGGCGTCACCCAAGCCCGCGGGGCCCACACCCAAGTGGTTGGACTTCCCGATGCAGCCTGA
- a CDS encoding DUF883 family protein, producing the protein MDSTTPQPNGNFEHHFRDRFESLLPTIQRRWPELAHHTLEATRGSVEELVRLIERNTGLTPQGAREQLEELMHSAGDRSKHLADTLDPLEEQLEQLLDELNSTLRPRIERPVRQRPLLAVGVALGVGVLVGAMLRGGRHS; encoded by the coding sequence ATGGACTCGACCACGCCGCAGCCCAACGGCAACTTCGAGCACCACTTCCGCGACCGTTTCGAGAGCTTGCTTCCCACCATTCAGAGGCGATGGCCTGAGTTGGCTCATCACACCCTCGAAGCAACCCGTGGCAGCGTTGAGGAGCTGGTGCGTTTGATTGAACGGAATACGGGCCTCACTCCCCAAGGGGCACGGGAGCAACTGGAGGAATTGATGCATAGCGCCGGAGATCGCAGTAAGCATTTGGCCGACACCCTTGATCCGCTTGAGGAACAGTTAGAGCAACTTTTGGATGAGCTGAACAGCACGCTTCGGCCGAGGATTGAACGCCCCGTTCGCCAGCGACCCCTGTTGGCCGTTGGTGTTGCCCTCGGTGTAGGCGTGTTGGTTGGCGCGATGCTTCGTGGGGGTCGTCACTCCTGA
- a CDS encoding phage holin family protein, giving the protein MAESQSPRGFGAAGRVTALAASVMDLHVRIALQEVDREKRRLISGGLFLAMGGTAMLLALLAGEGALLLWIQQRWSLDLSQALIALAVGNLLFAGISLRIGGQVLKGPFLPQTLEGVMKTVRALIGRA; this is encoded by the coding sequence ATGGCTGAATCACAATCTCCACGGGGTTTCGGAGCTGCGGGACGGGTTACTGCCTTGGCCGCATCGGTGATGGATCTGCATGTGCGGATCGCTCTGCAAGAAGTGGATCGCGAGAAGCGTCGTCTGATCAGCGGCGGCTTGTTTTTGGCGATGGGTGGCACCGCCATGTTGCTGGCCCTGTTGGCTGGCGAGGGTGCCTTATTGCTTTGGATTCAGCAGCGCTGGAGCCTCGATCTGAGCCAGGCGCTGATCGCCTTGGCCGTGGGCAATTTGCTGTTTGCTGGAATCAGCTTGCGGATCGGCGGGCAGGTGCTCAAAGGGCCGTTCCTGCCACAAACGCTGGAGGGTGTGATGAAAACAGTTCGAGCGTTGATCGGTCGGGCTTGA
- a CDS encoding THUMP domain-containing class I SAM-dependent RNA methyltransferase, translated as MGRENRLSAVAVLPQGLEAAGCDELSKLGAHDVQPLRRAAEFQADMACLYRLHLQARLPFRLLREMASFPCQGRDDLYDGVRRALNWERWLHPSMSFRVDVTGSAPGLNHSHYSALQVKNALVDQQRDIWGQRSSIDLEAPDLSLHLHLNRETAVLSLDGSGGSLHRRGYRAAMGIAPLKENLAAGLIQLSGWDGSVPLVDPCCGSGILLIEAALMALQQAPGLGRNFGLEGWADFQSELWQEECERAQQRRRRNLNLPPLLGIEQDPLVAEQARVNIAAAGLEGVIEIRDGSFTEHHLPEGPGVLVCNPPYGQRIGEEEELDHLYSALGGFVREQASGWQLWLLSGNPKLTGGLRMKASRRIPVSNGGIDCRWLHYAIR; from the coding sequence GTGGGTCGTGAGAACCGGCTGTCGGCGGTAGCAGTGCTTCCTCAGGGGCTGGAGGCCGCTGGCTGCGACGAACTCTCCAAGCTTGGCGCCCATGACGTACAACCACTGCGTCGTGCCGCCGAATTTCAAGCCGATATGGCTTGCCTGTATCGCCTCCACCTCCAAGCTCGACTGCCATTTCGGCTGCTTCGGGAGATGGCCAGCTTTCCTTGCCAAGGGAGGGACGATCTCTATGACGGCGTTCGCCGCGCCCTCAACTGGGAGCGCTGGCTGCACCCTTCCATGAGCTTTCGCGTCGATGTCACTGGATCAGCTCCTGGGCTAAATCACAGCCATTACTCGGCCTTACAGGTGAAAAATGCTCTCGTTGATCAGCAGCGAGACATTTGGGGACAACGTTCCTCCATCGATTTGGAGGCACCCGATCTTTCGCTACACCTCCATCTCAACCGCGAAACAGCAGTTTTGAGCTTGGATGGCAGCGGTGGAAGCCTGCATCGTCGGGGCTATCGGGCCGCCATGGGCATCGCTCCCCTCAAGGAAAACCTCGCTGCTGGTCTGATCCAACTCAGCGGCTGGGACGGCTCCGTTCCGCTGGTTGATCCGTGCTGCGGCTCCGGAATTTTGCTGATCGAAGCCGCCCTCATGGCTCTTCAACAAGCACCAGGACTCGGTCGCAACTTTGGCTTAGAGGGTTGGGCAGACTTTCAATCCGAACTCTGGCAAGAGGAGTGCGAAAGAGCTCAACAACGCCGCCGCAGAAACCTCAACTTGCCTCCTCTACTAGGAATCGAACAAGATCCACTGGTGGCGGAACAAGCTCGCGTGAACATTGCTGCCGCGGGGTTGGAGGGGGTGATTGAGATCCGAGATGGATCGTTCACAGAGCACCACCTACCGGAAGGTCCGGGCGTTTTGGTGTGCAACCCCCCCTATGGACAACGCATTGGTGAAGAGGAGGAACTCGACCACCTATACAGCGCCCTGGGTGGATTCGTGCGTGAACAAGCCTCGGGTTGGCAACTCTGGTTGCTCAGTGGCAATCCAAAGCTGACGGGGGGGCTGCGCATGAAAGCCTCAAGGCGCATCCCGGTTAGCAATGGTGGGATCGATTGCCGCTGGTTGCACTACGCCATTCGCTAG
- a CDS encoding tyrosine-type recombinase/integrase, producing MDKAEALAFVSRLFDAASNGHSLWGDRLLLRRFLGQCSRTNSQETRDGYMRDLRHLTRWRDRHYPDLLIRELDPPMVQNWIDDLRGQVDAGEIKPRTFNRRLSVVSALFRWASEPSRSGVTGIGRNPVPGKSHLVGGKEGKAMSEDDLSKLLGVVASSRDRSARNNRDFVLIRGSYLLGARVSEVARLQWCDVEPLADGGQIHLLGKGSKARTVRVSADTLQLFESLGRAGESDYLFPSSRTKSHLTRQAINYTMRKWGEKAGVDVHPHKLRHSHATHAIRRGTNVFCLQHTLGHSSTDTTSGYVKQNPDDSSSLALG from the coding sequence ATGGATAAGGCAGAAGCTTTGGCGTTCGTAAGTCGACTGTTTGACGCCGCCAGCAACGGTCATTCCCTTTGGGGTGATCGATTGCTTTTGAGGCGATTTCTTGGTCAATGCTCCAGAACGAACAGTCAGGAGACACGCGACGGCTACATGCGCGATTTGCGGCACCTAACAAGGTGGCGTGACAGGCACTATCCCGATCTTTTGATTCGAGAGCTGGACCCACCAATGGTTCAAAACTGGATTGATGATCTGCGCGGCCAGGTTGATGCTGGCGAAATCAAACCCAGGACTTTCAACCGCAGGCTGTCTGTTGTGTCAGCACTGTTCCGATGGGCTTCTGAGCCATCAAGGTCTGGTGTGACTGGAATTGGGCGAAACCCTGTTCCAGGCAAATCTCATCTTGTTGGCGGCAAGGAAGGCAAAGCCATGTCGGAAGACGATTTATCCAAGCTGTTGGGCGTTGTGGCTTCCAGCCGTGATCGATCAGCCAGGAACAACCGTGATTTTGTTTTGATCCGTGGCTCCTATTTGCTTGGCGCAAGGGTTAGCGAGGTTGCACGGCTTCAGTGGTGTGACGTTGAACCGCTAGCTGACGGCGGACAAATTCATTTGCTGGGTAAGGGCAGCAAGGCCAGGACAGTTCGGGTTAGTGCCGACACGCTCCAACTCTTTGAGTCATTGGGACGTGCAGGCGAATCTGATTATTTGTTCCCGTCATCAAGAACCAAATCGCATCTGACGCGTCAGGCGATCAATTACACGATGCGGAAATGGGGGGAAAAGGCTGGAGTTGATGTTCACCCGCACAAGCTCCGCCATTCACATGCCACACACGCCATAAGGCGCGGAACCAATGTTTTCTGCTTGCAGCACACATTGGGGCATAGCTCCACTGACACCACCAGTGGCTACGTCAAACAAAACCCAGACGATTCATCTTCTTTGGCGTTGGGGTAA
- a CDS encoding SwmB domain-containing protein — protein sequence MGAIYGSSYYKIVDGPTWEESASNAVKNGGHLVTINTQAEDEFVEDFLESYFSGLNKISDGGQVYFSRNSEEQSSDVWIGLNDKANEGQYLWHSGEPVSYIETNELYDDNGIQDYVALRYVTAIKWGWDDQENTDTKNAQYGRANVRYSNKVGIVEIPLSYFSISDATFREGKGGDVTITRTGGTTTSQTLKIISSDGSATLSDDDYAQVNKTVTFAAGETSKTIKISTTADLNIESDESFSLTMTAEGSDDVPPQITDGSATVTIKADDYERGNSLYTIVDGPNWTQAETEAKSLGGNLITINNNAENTYVVNTIGSGHWIGFTDEGSEGNWKWSSGTNSLYTNWAASRAQPSNSSHPDDGRTQNHAWIHPHFSGEWDDYWNDIQGGLGLLPTSGIAEIPLGGTPTYSITPSTSSIDEKSQSSVRFNISTTNVDTNTRLYYTLSPLSGSEVTTSDFSSGNIKSSRLIGSDGKATFVLSATADKTTEGTESFNIKLYSDFQRTNLVATSSSVSIADTSTKAKTPSYSLSISPSSIDEGDAFRASVSTKNPIAKTRLYYTIKGDIDSNDFTSSLTGSILLNSKGTGSFTRRTTKDLLKEGSESAQVFLYSDSKRTLPVATSAKVTITDTSKGKQSAALLSASISTKTITLNFDASLSNTKPATQRFKVTADGKSIRVSSASLNADAGSLKLNLASAINPKQTVKLTYTDLKGDQSKGVLQTTDGTDLSSFSTAVSNNSSDSTAPTVTDATINGKALTLSFDEAIAKATPSNRSWTLKEDGKAISITSASVDSSSAQLDLTLSTAVDRGSNITLSYRDISGDQKANVIQDLAGNDLASFTNFSVENQTIRSSDPLDLNTAEINGNEIVLAFNRELSTTTPSTGTFRLRVNNKAIKVNSITLSPNDREAVLKIASPVAHGDNVTLSYTDAQGNQKSNVIEDVDGNDLATISNFKLTNNTRKSSEGFEVDYADADGKIINLYLTDSLSSSIPKAARFRVTADKRKQKIGSVSTSPSDGIIALSLKKSINPKQDILISYRDLKGDQRSGVAEDTDGNDLASFQNLSPINDTSSFDEITDNNPPSLEDAYLDGKELILEFDKSLQTGKVSPSRFKLRAGKKRVRVASAVVPKDDDSTAILMLKSQIPASANSLSLTYKDLRGDQSSNIIQDDSGNDLASLRNFSVEII from the coding sequence ATGGGCGCTATCTACGGCAGCAGCTATTACAAGATCGTTGATGGACCGACATGGGAAGAATCTGCATCAAATGCCGTAAAGAATGGTGGACATCTAGTCACAATTAACACGCAAGCAGAAGATGAATTTGTCGAAGATTTTCTAGAATCATATTTCTCAGGACTAAATAAAATAAGCGACGGAGGCCAGGTTTACTTTTCAAGAAATAGCGAGGAGCAGTCTTCAGACGTATGGATCGGTCTTAACGATAAGGCTAACGAAGGACAGTATTTGTGGCATTCAGGAGAGCCAGTTAGTTACATCGAAACCAACGAGTTATATGACGACAATGGGATTCAAGACTATGTCGCACTTCGCTATGTAACAGCAATAAAATGGGGATGGGATGATCAAGAAAATACAGACACAAAAAATGCACAATATGGTCGTGCAAATGTGCGCTACTCAAATAAAGTCGGTATAGTCGAAATCCCTCTCTCTTACTTTTCAATATCAGATGCCACCTTTAGAGAAGGAAAGGGTGGTGATGTCACGATTACCAGAACTGGTGGTACGACAACATCACAGACACTGAAGATCATTTCAAGTGATGGAAGTGCAACTCTGAGTGATGATGACTATGCACAAGTCAATAAGACAGTCACCTTTGCAGCAGGAGAAACATCAAAGACAATCAAAATCTCAACCACAGCTGATCTTAATATCGAAAGTGATGAATCCTTCTCGCTGACAATGACAGCAGAGGGATCCGACGACGTTCCTCCACAAATCACTGATGGTTCAGCAACGGTCACCATCAAAGCTGATGACTATGAAAGGGGAAATAGCCTTTACACGATTGTCGATGGTCCAAACTGGACACAAGCGGAGACAGAAGCAAAAAGCCTTGGCGGTAATCTCATAACGATTAATAATAATGCAGAGAATACATATGTAGTAAATACAATTGGAAGCGGGCATTGGATTGGATTCACAGACGAGGGATCAGAAGGTAACTGGAAGTGGAGTAGTGGTACTAATTCTCTCTATACCAATTGGGCAGCATCTCGAGCTCAACCAAGCAACAGCTCGCATCCAGATGATGGAAGAACGCAGAATCATGCATGGATTCATCCCCATTTCTCTGGGGAGTGGGATGACTATTGGAATGACATTCAAGGAGGATTAGGTCTATTACCGACTTCTGGGATAGCGGAGATACCCCTCGGTGGTACTCCCACTTACTCAATAACTCCTTCAACCTCATCCATCGACGAGAAATCTCAATCCTCCGTTCGCTTTAATATCTCAACAACAAATGTAGACACCAATACTCGGCTCTATTACACACTCTCTCCACTCTCTGGTTCAGAAGTTACTACCTCTGACTTCTCTTCTGGCAATATCAAGAGCTCAAGATTGATCGGGTCTGACGGCAAGGCAACTTTTGTTCTTTCTGCTACTGCTGACAAAACAACAGAAGGTACTGAATCCTTCAACATCAAGCTCTATTCCGACTTTCAGCGCACAAATTTAGTTGCCACATCATCTTCTGTCTCTATTGCTGATACTTCAACAAAAGCCAAAACTCCCTCCTACTCACTTTCCATCTCACCATCATCTATCGATGAAGGCGATGCTTTCCGTGCGTCTGTATCAACTAAAAATCCCATAGCCAAAACCAGGCTCTACTACACAATTAAAGGTGATATTGACTCTAATGATTTCACATCTTCTCTAACTGGCAGCATTCTTCTCAACTCAAAAGGGACAGGATCTTTTACAAGACGTACAACAAAAGATCTTCTCAAGGAAGGTTCAGAGTCTGCCCAAGTCTTTCTGTACTCCGACTCAAAACGAACGCTCCCAGTTGCAACAAGTGCAAAAGTTACTATTACTGATACGTCCAAAGGTAAGCAATCAGCGGCACTCCTTTCAGCCTCTATCAGCACAAAAACAATCACGCTCAACTTTGATGCATCACTGAGTAACACCAAGCCAGCTACTCAGCGTTTCAAAGTAACTGCTGATGGCAAATCCATCCGTGTTAGCTCGGCATCGTTAAACGCTGATGCAGGCAGCCTCAAGCTCAACCTTGCTTCTGCAATCAATCCCAAGCAAACCGTCAAGCTCACCTACACCGATCTCAAAGGCGATCAATCCAAAGGTGTCTTGCAGACCACCGATGGCACTGATCTTTCTTCTTTTTCAACTGCTGTATCCAACAACAGTTCTGACAGCACTGCACCGACAGTTACAGACGCAACGATCAATGGAAAAGCCCTAACACTCTCTTTCGATGAAGCGATTGCCAAGGCCACTCCATCTAATCGTTCTTGGACGCTGAAAGAAGACGGAAAAGCCATCTCTATTACCTCAGCTTCTGTTGATAGCAGTTCTGCTCAACTTGACCTCACACTCTCAACAGCGGTTGACCGTGGCAGCAACATCACCCTCTCCTACCGAGATATAAGCGGTGATCAAAAAGCCAATGTCATCCAAGACCTTGCTGGTAATGACCTTGCATCGTTCACCAATTTCAGCGTCGAGAACCAAACCATTCGATCGAGCGATCCTCTCGATCTCAATACAGCTGAAATTAATGGCAATGAAATTGTTCTTGCCTTTAACCGAGAGCTAAGTACGACAACGCCTTCAACAGGCACCTTTCGGCTCAGAGTGAATAACAAAGCCATCAAAGTCAACTCGATCACTCTTTCTCCGAACGATCGAGAAGCAGTTCTCAAGATCGCCTCCCCTGTCGCCCATGGAGACAACGTCACCCTCTCTTATACAGACGCACAGGGCAATCAAAAAAGCAACGTCATTGAGGATGTCGACGGCAATGATCTCGCCACAATTAGCAATTTCAAACTCACCAACAACACACGAAAGTCATCCGAGGGATTTGAGGTTGACTATGCCGATGCTGATGGGAAAATCATTAATCTCTACCTCACCGATAGTCTCTCTTCCTCCATTCCAAAAGCTGCACGCTTTCGCGTTACTGCTGATAAAAGAAAACAAAAAATAGGCTCGGTAAGCACAAGTCCATCAGATGGAATCATCGCGCTTAGCCTTAAGAAATCAATTAATCCAAAACAAGATATTCTAATTTCATATCGAGATCTCAAAGGTGATCAACGTTCAGGCGTTGCAGAAGATACTGATGGCAATGACCTTGCCTCCTTCCAAAATCTTTCTCCTATTAATGACACATCTAGCTTTGATGAGATCACTGACAACAATCCACCAAGCCTAGAAGATGCCTATCTTGATGGCAAAGAACTGATCCTTGAATTTGATAAGTCGCTTCAAACAGGAAAAGTCAGTCCCTCACGCTTTAAATTAAGAGCAGGGAAAAAACGTGTTCGTGTTGCGTCTGCTGTTGTACCAAAAGACGATGACTCAACTGCCATTCTTATGTTGAAATCTCAAATACCTGCATCAGCCAATTCTCTTTCTCTGACCTACAAAGATCTCAGAGGTGATCAGTCCTCAAATATCATCCAAGATGATTCAGGGAATGATCTCGCATCACTACGCAACTTCAGTGTTGAAATAATTTAG
- a CDS encoding prohibitin family protein produces MRSFPQGQSQQMSKSLLGITVLAVGGIVILSSVFVVPAGKVGVVTTLGKVSKTPRLPGLNLKLPFIQSSHLFSVRTKVVPEKFSTLTKDLQVIEATATVKFAVKPDEAPRIYNTIASNDDSIYGRVIQPSLLKSLKSVFSKYELNTIATDWNTISTLVEKSVAKELNKFDYVAVKGLDLTGLKIAEEYRSAIEQKQIAEQQLLRAKTEVKIAEQEALKFETLNRGLNNQVLYKLFLDKWDGTTKVVPGIQGGTPPVIVGN; encoded by the coding sequence ATGAGATCGTTCCCTCAAGGACAAAGCCAGCAGATGTCGAAAAGCCTTCTAGGAATAACCGTGCTGGCCGTAGGTGGGATTGTGATTCTTTCGAGTGTATTTGTTGTTCCTGCTGGAAAGGTTGGTGTTGTTACTACCCTTGGGAAGGTCTCAAAAACCCCTAGGCTTCCAGGCCTAAATCTTAAACTGCCCTTTATTCAGAGCTCACATCTCTTTAGCGTAAGGACAAAAGTTGTACCTGAGAAATTCTCAACACTCACCAAGGATCTTCAGGTCATTGAGGCGACTGCTACGGTTAAATTTGCAGTAAAACCAGACGAAGCGCCTCGTATCTACAACACGATTGCCAGCAACGACGATAGTATTTATGGCCGCGTTATTCAGCCATCTCTCCTTAAATCCTTGAAGTCGGTGTTTTCGAAATATGAACTAAATACGATCGCTACCGATTGGAATACGATATCTACCTTGGTTGAAAAAAGTGTAGCAAAAGAGCTCAATAAGTTTGACTATGTTGCGGTTAAGGGATTAGATCTTACCGGCCTAAAGATTGCGGAAGAATACCGATCAGCTATTGAGCAAAAACAAATTGCAGAGCAACAATTACTAAGAGCGAAAACTGAAGTGAAAATTGCAGAGCAAGAAGCCCTTAAGTTTGAAACCCTCAATAGGGGATTAAATAATCAGGTTTTGTATAAGTTATTTCTAGACAAATGGGACGGTACAACTAAAGTTGTTCCTGGTATTCAGGGTGGAACCCCACCGGTCATCGTTGGCAATTGA